The nucleotide window GCGaatgcttttaaaaaagtaattgtCCAGCTCTCAAACATCATTACCACGAACATCATCCAATAATCTTTCGGTCTTTTAGTAAACAAGTggaataaaaatgtttttatcaaaattaataGATTGCAACTTTGGGAGATTTTTTATTAGAAAGTGTGTAAGAAAGATATCGAGTGGAATATTACCACGTTTCCTGGTTTCATCGTTTGTTTGATGAGAAAACAAGTGAGCGAGAGGTTCCTTCTTTTGCAGGGTCAATGAAATCGCTTCATTACAAGCCTTTATGTAGGGCAGTAGTCGTTTAACTCTTTAGGTTTGCAGCAGCTTGAGTAATTGTTAGGAACAGTTTCAGCTCTTTTGCTAGCGTATGTTAATCGAAATTCAGGGCAATATTATAAAAAACAGCTTTATTAGGCCTACGTATATTTCATGTGTGTTTAGAGTTTAACAACTCTTTTTCCAAAGCGTTTCCTAAGCAATGTATAAAGTTTTGCGattttaatgtattttttacaaatgtttatatAAATTACTGATTTTAGTGTCGTTTATTCAcaatttgttaatttaatttgtcCATCAATTGAAATATTCATGAAACAGTTacctttgtttttttgtacaTTTCCAGGTTGTGTAACTGACGCTTATTGCGTAAAGAGGCATTATAATAATACTATTTACAAGATCTATCTGGTCCTACAAAGTAATGGAACATTATTCAAACCCCTGTGAAGAGCCTGAATGTGACTTGTGTAAGAAAGGCAGCGCTACTCATCGTGGCATGGTGCGCGCTGatgtcagttcttttaaagtAGGAACAAAGCTTATAAAGGTTAAAGCAGATTTAAACTGCAGCAATTACGGGATATATATTGCTGTGTGTAAGAAATGTCCTAACAACCAAGCAGCATACGTGGGAAAAACAGATAAAAGCTTCACTGAAAGATGGACAAAAGGACATATGCAAGCTTGGAAAGGTTTACAATGCCGAGAAGAAAATAATTGCCAAGCCCTCAAAATTCATTATCAAAAAAAGCATCCAGAGTTCTACAAGGGAAACCCGGTTATTGTGGCGTGCTACTCCgtttattttgtggaaaaacCAATACATAGAAGGTTATCCGACCAGGAAAAGTATTGGATGAATGAACTTCAACCATACTTAATAAACATACAACAACCAGAACCTCAATAAGAATGCTCCATGACTGTTGCTTTAGGTCTTCATCGGTTGTAGCATATTATTTGATTGTAGCGTGAAAGATAATCAACACGGATCAGAATTTAATAAAGCATAACATGGATCATTTAACGACATAGTCCTACATGGATTCCTGCAAtacgtttgttttgtttgtttagttaGATATAAGTCAAATGATAGCAATCACAAGACAGGGCTTATTTTTTTGATCTAATTATTTCCATTTAAAATACGTGTACATAAACTTCTGCTTATCATAATACATGAAATTACatcaaaatgaaattactGTATCTCCTTTGACACGCTAGTTTTGTTCAAAGGCACTTTTTTCAAAGTCACGtgttatgacatcatttgtCGAGAGAACCGTTTCGCAGCTGAACAGGATTTTTCTTTCACCTTCGGGGAATTTACATTGACGCGATTATTTGCCTTTATACAAatcatttcatcaaaactGTGTTTGCTTTGTCGTTGTATATACCGAGTTGTCAGAAAGTGTTCCTCATTcacttttttgctaaaaatgaaTAAAGATAAACCTTGAAAAAATACATGTGTTACGGACTTTGTTCCTCACCTGTTGTGTTGTTACTTATCATCGTGTTTTCGTTTGAAGCGTTTTTACCAATCAGCACCTTTTACGCttttgttaactattttaatcaCGTGATTTGGCACCTTTGTTATATATAAAGATTGTGCGCTTTTTAAAGAGGGGGGGGGAGAGTCTGAGTCGGCGTCTGGCCGAGACCAATAAAATGTGGCTTGTCGAAGATCATTGGTTTGTTTCATTAGCGTGATAAATGATAACGTTACACAGTCTCGCAGTGGAAGGTTACGCACAGTTACGCACAGTTACTCACAGTTACGCACAGTTACGTGCAGTTAAAggtgtcgcggttcaccgtAAATGTGAAATTAAGCCTGGCTATACGAACGAGAAAATAATCGTTACACATGTATATTAAATCgaatataaacataaaaagaaaacttagTGTACAATTTCGTTTACTTGGTAACTACAGATTGCTGCCGCGTCGGATCTATATCTTCGTATCACAATCATCCAGTGATCTTCCAGATTGTTGCTCTGTTTATTTTGTGGAGCAACCAGTACGTGGAAGCCTAAATATCCGTGAGGGTGTTTTGGATAAATGCCATCCAACCTAAAATAAACGTACAACGTTCAGTTCTACGTTAATTATGTTATTTGTCTGGTGATTAGTATTTAAGcgacaaataaataattatccTTATTTAGCAATTGCAGCAAGTAATTAATGTTAAAGTACTTTtggttaaaattatttttttttcaaatcgaTTTACAACGGTCATTCgttgtttacaaaacattgaATATGTTACAAAGATTTTCCACTTTCTTATAAGTATAGtttcttgaaataaaaatattttggcaccatttacCACAGTTGCTTACCAAATTAAAGCTTGATGATTCACTTTATAGATTGTGGTTAACACAAATGGACATTTATGTATTTATGCTTTCTCtgtaatttaattaaatttttgttcaaattttataATCATTTAAATTCAACCAATGTTTGTGAAATCCACTTCCAATAAAAGGTAAGTGAAATCTGCATCGATAGCATCAGAAGTCTCAAAAAAAGTTAGAAAGAATTATAAAGCCTGCTGAAGTTTGGAGTaatgtttatatattttgaGTATACATAAACACATATATGAACTCATGGCTATATGACGATAAAAAAGCTTTATTTATACATTTGCTGTAACTAAAATCGTAAATACCATTATTTCCATGAACATTTTTTGCCACAACGCTGTCACGAAGCCAGCTTTATGAAAATACCGAAACGTGTtatgataaacaaaatgaCCTGATAATTTAATGAACGTCAGCAGACGTGTTTGTACACATCAGTTTGTTGAAGTCACGATGGTATTATAAAAAAACTCGCTTTCAAGTTTCTGAAAAATTcttcaaaatgaaaattcCCAAACCACTCCAAGCACTTCCGCAAAAATCTGTTTGCTACTATAATTTTGGCCAATAGATTACGTAGTAAGTATCGATATGTGAGCTGTATGTTTGCTGACTCACAGTGAGTTGTTAACCGTCTTAtttgtttagaaaattttCGTGTAATGAGTAATTTACAACAGAAAACATAACGACTGTATGATAAAGACAAGGAAAAAAATGTTCTGGATGTAAACAGtgtaatttgtttgaatttaacCTTTTCAGTTTCAAACTGCTTGGGTCATATACAGCATTGGCGTTTGTTTGTATATTAAGCAATTAAGCTGTATTGTCGCCTAGTGGATAGCATTTTATCCAAGCTTGGAATTAAATATTGACAAGAGCATAAGCAAGCGCCCTCACAATCTCACCTCACAGTTGAAGAGCAGCAATTTGTGCAAAAAAGCTTGAGTTTTAAGCCAGTTATACGATGAAAAGAAGGGCTGCAAAAGACAATGAAATTGCGGAGGAAAAGTAAATGCAAACATACAacgtttaatattttgaaataaaactttgttcttgtagtttattttatgCTGAACTGATTTGATATTGCCTAGTGTCCAGTAGTACTGTATAGCTGAAATAATGCGAAAAATACTAGAAATTgcgtttatttgtttatttataattaattctGTGTTTCTAAGACCTTAGCGTTGGAAAGGGTTGCAACACAAATAGtttccaaaaacaaaaattttatcattgtttGTGCTGACAATTTCAAGTTTTACAATTTAAATTCTGCCGACAGCGTGACAAGAAGGGCATCGACCAAACAAGATTGCTTCATATTggaaaacaaagttttcaagGCCATGGCCTGAAAAAAGAATCAGACAAACAAACAGACAAAACAAGCCGCGCTTTGCGTGACGActgttgataaaaatattggAGAAACTAATAATTCTGAAAAGAGAGGGTCAAATAACATGAGGTAACGATGACGTCAGAAACCTATTGTTATCATATCTTCACCTGTACCTATACGTTTATTGAAGACCATTCATTGTAAAAGTAATACCTTTTATAacaattgttttgtaaacagTGTAAATGCCTTGGTACTTTGCTAACAATTAACTTTAATTAGTGTACTATGTAGGCCACAGGTAGAGAATAACGTCACGATGCAGGTTTTGATTAGTTCAGCGATTGTACTTCTTCTTTACGCAATGATTGTATACGTCATAAAGCTGTGGATGTGAGTAACAAACTAGACGTGATTGTTTCGTTTTTGTTTGACAAAAAGCAAATTATATTTCTTGAGTGAAATTAGTTTTTTCAGTACTAACTGATATCATTTGAATCGATAGTACAATACAGTACAATCATAATTAATCTTTGCCAAAACAATGCTTGTTTCCAAGAGCAAAGTAGGCTATAAGTGAAGTGacgaaaaacagaaacaagAACTTGTTTCAAagtgtttttaaatgttattaagctactaaatttttgtttttaaaataataggCAAAACTTGTCGCTTAAAATCACGTGAAAGTCAAACGACTTTCACAAACCATTAATCACGTTTTAAATTTCCGCATGTTTGGAATGATTGTTTTTCTCGTACGGATGTATGACGGAGTAAACAAGGAAGAGCGAAACCggattttaaaacttctgATTCATCCAGAAGGAGGAAATGTCTTGACCCGAAGAATAAAAAGCTTCATGAAGATGGTAGAACGATTATTTCGAATTTTGAAGGTTGTTAAAGAAATCTTCAGTAATGACGAAAGCTGAAATAGACTACTCTATGTTATTCATCTATTAACTGTACGTAGCATGATAATTCCACATGACTTTACGCAGCTTTGTAAAAATGTATGCGAAGTGATACTATTGCATTAagtcttttaaaattttgtttcaaataaacatttcaacaaaagtCATTTTATGGTATAATTTTTTCCACCATTGATCTAATTGGCTGACGGACACAGACAAACACACACATATGAGGGCATACAGACAATCAGATGGATACTGGAGAGACAAAAGACATTTAAAAACGTCTTTTAGCGTCTGACATGAATAAACGCTTTGCCGCAATGCAATCACGATTAAAGAATTATTTTGTAAGAGATTAAATAATTGACTTTTTAGCAACTTTGACTTTATGGTCAttgcttttgaaaacaattgcGATTTTGTCTGGACGGGCAGGGCATTGTACAAGAAAGCTTTGACTTATTGCGTAACTATACAGCAGGGGGCGATAACGAGCTGTTGAGCAGAGTTTATTGCTCCCATTCATACCACTTAAAATTGTTAGATGTGATATTGCACAAATCTATTTTAGCTGTAAACGATATAATCGTCCTATATGAAGCAATGTGCAAATAAACGAAATAGACTGTTCAttgaagtttgattttgtacACAGCAAAACGTCTCCCATTTCTGAAGGAATTGTCCCTGCAGATTGGTTAACTGCGTAGTACGGTAGAACTGAATACTTTATATCGATATTAAACCTTTACAAATGGCTTTTTCGACGCTAGCACCCTTTTCTGCCATCTGGTGTAGAAATGGAAGACAAAGTCGTTCCATAAGTGGGCGacgttttttaataaaaacgtaCTATTTCGTCTAAATACAATGAATTTATGAAAGCAAGTTTTagcatgaaaaatttttagcaTGGTGGTCGAATAAACAGACCAAATTcaagacaaacaaaattcTAATATACTGGTGTGTAGCTGCAACAACGTCTGTCTTATGAATGGAGTTTTTGGAAACCAAAACGGTCTATTAAATTTCTTCAACGGTCTCTCAGAATTTATACTTCTGCAACTgcagcagaaaattagcagTTAATCTTCAAAGGTTTGTGGTCTCTTGAAATCTCTTAGCGGTCGCCATAGTCAAACCTTAAAAACGCCTGCTGCGTATATAAATAGCCTAATTTATAAATAGCTTGTTAATTTTCATGCAGAGTCCAACATTTGAAGTGACCACTTTTCGATGTTCAGGTAAAAGTGGAATTCTCATTGGTTGTGGAAATTAAAGTAACAGGAATCCGCAACGATCCGAGGATATTAGTCAAAGCGAACCAACCTTTATTGAAGATGTAGAGTtcttttgcaacaaacatgTAATTATCACAGCATAAGCTGAATCTAATTGCACGTTCTATAGTCCATTAACCTGTGAATAAACTTGTTGACAACGCTATCATGTTAAATAAAAGTAGGTCAAATATTATGCAGCTTGCCAAGACCTTTTAAGGGTAAAAAGCCAATAACTTCCTACGTAGGCAATACCTATATCTCTGTTTGTGCATTAAACAAATACTTTGCCAAAACAAACTGGTAGAGTTCGTTTGCTTACTTAGCTCGCGTTGGCAGTCACGGGCACGTGATCACGACTAGGTGCGAAATCAGCAGATATTTAACCCATTTCATCGCACAGTGGTTCGACCGCAAATTTTCTGAACACTTGTAAACGATATTCCCTTAGATTGTACACGCTGCTGGTTTTTATATGTGGGTAAGGATTTAGAATATAACGCTTTGGTATTATATTAAGCTATGAATTACCCTGATGTAAACGTGTAATGTCATTACTCCAGGGCTAATATGGATTGCTTTTATCACCATACACACAAAATACTTACAATATGTTGACTATTCAGTACACCAGGCCTTCATATCTATTGTTGCAATTGATACAAAATCATTTATGAGCTATGatgaggatttttacaaacagGAAACCATATCAATCTATATTTAATTCTGTACCTCTGAAATATGCTTGACAGTGTATCAAAGGCGCAAAGGTTAATGAAGCAACTTACATGTTTAATATCTTATGACGTCAATCATGACGTAGAACAATGGCGGTTTCATAGGCATCATACGCTCGGGTCAACCGGTTTGAGTTAGACCCAATCTATTAACAATGATAGTATATCGTCTTGCTATTACATCTGATCAAATATTTAGCTATGTTTGCTAACTCAGCGATGAATCATCCAGGTTGTAAAATTTCGTGCCCAAAGATAAGACGATTTTCGTTAAACGCATTCCAGTTAATCAGTTTAACTGTAAATGAAACTTGCAATCAATACAGGACAGTTCGAATGATCTGTATCACACAGAATACCGAATCAAAACACGCGTGGACACAAATTCCTTACCAGGTTGTTTCCTAATAATCATTCCTTTGTGTTGTGACCGGAAACAGgataaaacataaacaaagagaatcaattattacgtcacaagaAGCATGTCATGTGagttgttttcaaaacaacctGACAAAATACACAGAAAACGTTGTATTTATAATTGTTATTTATATGATTGTATACACTGTATACTCAAAGAAAATGGTCACGTGATTTATTACCTATCATGAAGCAGGTATCGTCGGTCGTATGTGGAACGATGGATTCTTTGTTCGGTTTTGGAACGGATAGGATGTTGCGTAATATCTTCTATATGTATTTCTCCCTTTTTCTGCGCATGTGCGAAGCGCTCTTATAGTGTTGCAGCATTTGTGCGAAGTCAGCATTTGCGTTGCTCGATGAACTACTGGTGTGAATAAGGCTTGAGCGGTTGGGTTCTCGCAGGAAAACATTCGTCCTATTTAAGCGGAAAAGCCAGCCTTTCGGTGATTATCGCGTTTGGGTAGGTGCAATAGTAACAACTGTAATTCCTCAATAGCTAAAGAACCCGGTCGCCATGGAGACATACCATACGAACGGACGGAACGGTAGAAACGACGAAGTTTTCATGGAGGAAAAGTAAGTAAAGTCAGAGATTCATAATAACTACCAGTGAGTGAATAAGTTGGTAGTATTGCCCAATACAGTAAAGTTATGTGGATTTTTTGAATCTTAGTTTGCGGTTTCCCCAATGCTTGCGCTGCTATTACGTTGCTGTTTAGTAACCATTTATTCTTTCACTTCAAAGAAGATTAACAATTATTTCGCGAAACGCGTTAAGCAAATACGTCTtgggaaactttttattttattggatTTGGAAAATTAACCAAGTTAGTAATAACACCAGAAGTAACAAAAGGTACTGATAATAACGCCAAAAATAACATCTaaagattttaaacaacaaaggTTTTTAGCAATTAAGAAATATTGTAGGTACATTATTAGCCGAAAACGAACACGtataaaataaagacaaaatactttatttatcGGCTTAATACTTTATTGGCCAACGGGCGTTACTCTCGTTagagattttaaattttagatATCTAACTTCCTCCAAAACTTATGGAGTTTAGCATTAATTTTTGTACTTTAACAATCTAACATATTTCATACTGATTCtttagaattaaaaatagtTATACCAACATTTAACAGTTTGGCACGTAGCGATTAATTCAACTAATCGTAGGTTGAATACTGAAACACATCAATACTTGCATTGGCCTTAATATAGACTTATAGTTATATCTGAATTCAACATCTGCTTTTTCAGCAACaactacaacaaaaaatttcacgATCCGTGGACCAGAAATCAAACGAGCAACATGAAAGAAACCGATATGTTCATTTCCGATGACGACAAAAGCCGCATCTACAAGCCCAGAGAGTCCGAGGGGAATTTCTCCACCCAGGTTAGATCACAATGAcctattatgacatcatcaactaCCTTACGACTTTGCGCAACGGACTGCATTTTATTGCCCAATTTCATTTGCGCAAGCACACTTGGCAAAAGCTGTTTACAGCAGCAACGGTATGTGGCACATAAGTGAACTTTGACCGGGTCATGCCCTTCTCCGAGTACATTTGCGTTTGTTCAATTTTTAACCTAGTCAAAGTTTGgggaaatattttgtgaaaagctGCAACCTAtctttaatgcttttcttCAGCGACACAtctaattttaattgaatttcAGAGTTATTCGCGAGATTTCCACAGCAATTAATAGACCCGTTCTGTGTCCAACACAAGTCAAAACGTTTGGTATTTTAACCAGGGTAGTAAAAAGTTATCAATGTAGCGTAGGAATTTTTTAACCAATACTAACTAGTTATTCATAACTGATAGTAGGGAAAATCTGTTGTTTGTCTGACATCAGGTGATCAGTGCCTAATTGTGCGAACATAAGGAAACTTTCGCTGACGAAAGAATTGCGCTTATGACATCCACAACAAACCAACGTTAATTGCTTATTTTGTAGTTATATGTTGTTAACCGCTGACGTAGCGAGAAAAACCCTCCAATTCTAAAATGCTATGCGTTTGTACATAGTATGATGCAATAGAAGTTGACAAAAGCGTTATTGTTCTCGTAAGGTTATATAAATGTAAATATTGCCGTGTCACTCGGTTTCTGCTTGTTACAATAGTACGGAGTACACTAGCCAAAGTTCATTTGAAGCATCTCacagaaaacatttaaaattgtACCTAAGCTGTTCTACAGctaacaaataattaattcgtGATTATGCTCCAGATATTACTTCGGACATATTACGAAGTGAAGTAAATTTTCAGCGAAGTGAAGGCGCGGGTGCAGCAATGTGAGAAATGCAAATAGGACCTTTGGACAGGTCCATATCTGAAAAACAATGTTGCTGTATATTTCCTCAATCCCCTTGTTTTCGTGAAAGCTGTTGAACGTAATTTTATGTTGGTATAGGCGCACCCTAGCTCAATAAACTGGTTGGGTTTGGTAAAAACCAGAATGAGTTATAGGTGGTGAATTGTAACGAACAATGACCCgaacttaaataaaatcgAATGAATGAAACTAGGGTTAATATATTAGGTAATTAAAGTTAGCGTTCTCTCTCTGTAAGCTAATAATTTCGCTTGTAATTGTTGCGTCATTTCCGAAAATGGACGCCGTAAACATATTGCTGCAATGGGAAACCAGTGCTAAAGTGGTAATACGTTGCGCAAGACACGGCAAAGGCATTGGGTGGGTGATTTGTAATAAGCCAAAGTTTACTTGTAACACCTCGTATGGAAAGGACGCGGCATCATTTATAGCGTTTTAGTATATTTGTTAGTTTCCTTTTTACTATCCGATAACAAGAATaccatttttaattttagccACTTACCGACAGCCAACGCAAGCTCAGTGTCTATCATCAAGAACCGCACAGAGGCAGCGCCTCCTTCGCTATCAGCGTCTTCAATCTAATGAACGCTATTCTGGGCTCTGGGATTCTTGGTCTGGCCTACGCTATGGCTCAACTTGGCATGGTCTTGTTTTTGTAAGTACAGTACAAGCCGATTTCAAAGGATGATTAATTGTACCTGActgttgaaatattgtttgagTTTGTGCGAAAAGTTTGATATCATTCTGTGATTGCTGAGCGACCGCCACTGCGGAAGTAATTGCAGTAGGCAATCGATAATAACAGGTGGTCATTACTTTGCATGGCACGCTAGGCAAAGTAACTTGAATTGTTCAAACTAGGTTGTtcaattaaagttaatttgctgtttaaacGTTTACTTTACTGACTATTGTTTGATGATTTCAGCATATTTACCATTATCGTCGCGTTCTTTGCTCTCTATGCCATCCACTTATTACTCGTAATGTGCGACATGACTGGAGTCAAGGCTTATGAGAAATTGGGCTTCAAAGCTTTTGGCCTTCCTGGACGGGTAAATAAGCTGTTTTCTATTCTGTTGATTAGGAAGCAAAACGCATAAGCAAACATAAACGAAAGCATTGATCTAAACGCCTTATTCAAATTGCCATTCACAATGTTCCGTTGTAGCCTGGTTCCAtagaaaacttttcatttcgTCAACAGAGTAACAATCGTTGTGTTCTTGCACAAAACTTATCCATGGAGTTCAAATATTATTCATAACTTGAATAATATAAATTGCATCACAATATTTACATCGCGACAACGCCTtggttatgacgtcatcatcaaagtgcaaatgttttttgtttgtgatgtcataagcaCGGAAAAGCAATGATGTTGTTGTCTTCGACTGCTAAAACAATGTCGTTGTCGTCACATTTTCAGAAGACTTTTGACTCTGCTGACATCaacacaaacatcacattaaaTCCTGAATAGGTGTCATCGCAGTACAGTATAATAACTGGAGGTACTGTACATATACAGTACCTCCAGTTATAAACCCGGTACAGTAAAAAAGTCAAAAGCATCCTAACCATTATTGAGCTTCGGTTATGAGAgcttttaaacatttggcgttGGAGGTTCATTGAAATGTGACTCAATAGTGCCCTGCCACCAATTATAACAATGAATATTGGTACATTGCGAGTTTTTAACTGTACATTAAATTAACAACCTTACAAGCACGTTTGATAGGTTTAATAAGGTGACTGTGGTATGATAAAATGAACTCAAACTGAGGTCAATGACCTTGGGGAATTGGTGTTTATGACAATGCCATTATTCCTAATCACTGTGAAGCAATCTGGTTTAAACCAGATTTATTCGACCTGTCACATTTACGACTTTACCAGGCTCGTAACACTCATTTTTTTCCTAGCTCAAAGGAGTTGATCCAAAACACTTTGCATTCACGTTCCCGCAATTGGTCCATTTTATTTACCAGGGTATCCCTCCTCCCCAAACATGTTGTTTGCATGTAACCTATCCAACACAATTGACGATTACTTAAGACAAAAGAATTCGTTCGCGAGAATCCTCATTTACTAAGTCGGGCTAACTCTTAGGCTATTTGTTGCCATAATATTTTCTTAATGATTTGCGTATTAAACCACTATCAATAATCTTTTCAAATTGCGAGAGTAAAATATACAATTAAAACCACGGTCAGCTTGTACATAGAATTGTTGGTGTATTTGGCAAATTTCAGGTCTAGTGTCGATGCTCAAACCACTTTCCTTGCTTTTAGATCACTGCTGCTTGCTGCATTCTGCTGCAAAACATCGGAGCCATGTCTAGCTACCTCTTTATTGTCAAGTACGAACTTCCCAATGTGCTGATGACCCTGATGGGACTCACCAGCAACGATGGGTAAAGTTGCACAATGTTTTAACcctttattgcaatttgtacTTTTATAACCCGATAAGTGCTTAACCAACAAATCTTTGAAAGCGATTGCATTTAGATTGAGATACAATACAGTTCGCAGAGAATCATTTTCTCTTTTACACAGCTCGTGGTATTTGAATGGAAACTACCTCGTTGTTCTCGTGACTTTGGTCATCATTATGCCTCTGGCAACATTCAAGAACATTGGTTTCCTTGGTTACACGAGCGGATTTTCCATCTCCTGTATGTTTTTCTTCATCGGTGTGGTAAGTCATGTGAGCTAGAAAAATAGCCAGTAGATTATTACACGACAAACATCTAATTATTAATTCAACAAGTCGACTGATTGTCATTGCATTTAGGTAATCGCCAAGAAATTCGCCATCTCGTGTCCACTGTTTGATGAATCGTTTTTCAAATCACTTAACTCGAGTTCAACCAACAACGTCAGCCAGAACGACATGAACGACATTGTAGATGTGGTAACCTCTGTAGCGACATCTGTTGGAGAGGAAATATCAGAGTTTGGTACGGCAGCTGTCGCATTGGTTGCCAGTAACATGTCGCAAGTTACCCCAAGTCAAGAGGACTTGACGCGGCTTCATATGGAAGAAAATGCCATCGAACTGCATGAAAAATATGGACCCCAAGTATGTGAGGCACAAGCTTTTGCCTTAACAAAAAGGGTGAGTCTAACTAAAGGTTGCAGCTAACGATAACTAAGTTgtttatttgaatattttgtaacaTGTAACAACATCTAAGCCTTGTTCCTTTGTCAAACCGTTCCATCAAACATTTCAAATTAACATACATAGCGTTCTGTGCTTTCAGTGGGCGTACAGCATCCCGACAATGACATTCTCCTTTGTCTGCCACACAGCTGTCCTTCCCATCTACGCTGAACTGAAGCAGTAAGTCTTAAAAGAGAATTCGCGTTGGATTAATTTGGCAGCTAAGCTTCCAGCAATAAGCAATTAACTCTGGGCAAAGTGTTCCTAGATAAATTTTTCGTTCCTAGCCCTTCCGTCAACCGAATGCAGAAAGTAGCCAACACATCTATTGGAATTTGCTTTGTCGTATACTCGCTTTCTGCTGTTTTCGGCTATCTCACCTTTTACAGTAAGTAAAAGCTGTACTGATGACAAAATCAAAGCTTGACGTTAACTTGGATAGCTTAAAGATACGTAGCGAAGAACTATAGCAAGTTTAATGTATGTGTTGCACAAATACCGATTTTGCTTACATAATGATGAGCCAATTCTCGCCTTTTTTATGCAGACTGGATGGAGGCTGAAATGTTACTTATGTACAGCCACACAGGCGAGACCGATATTCTTACGATGATCGTTCGTCTGACCGTGCTCGTTGCAGTCATACTAACCCTGCCACTTACCCACTTTCCTGTATGTTGTCTGTAATCCTAAAACACCTGTCGTATAGTTGCAAGTTTTAGAATA belongs to Clavelina lepadiformis chromosome 6, kaClaLepa1.1, whole genome shotgun sequence and includes:
- the LOC143463090 gene encoding putative sodium-coupled neutral amino acid transporter 6, with amino-acid sequence METYHTNGRNGRNDEVFMEENNNYNKKFHDPWTRNQTSNMKETDMFISDDDKSRIYKPRESEGNFSTQPLTDSQRKLSVYHQEPHRGSASFAISVFNLMNAILGSGILGLAYAMAQLGMVLFFIFTIIVAFFALYAIHLLLVMCDMTGVKAYEKLGFKAFGLPGRITAACCILLQNIGAMSSYLFIVKYELPNVLMTLMGLTSNDGSWYLNGNYLVVLVTLVIIMPLATFKNIGFLGYTSGFSISCMFFFIGVVIAKKFAISCPLFDESFFKSLNSSSTNNVSQNDMNDIVDVVTSVATSVGEEISEFGTAAVALVASNMSQVTPSQEDLTRLHMEENAIELHEKYGPQVCEAQAFALTKRWAYSIPTMTFSFVCHTAVLPIYAELKHPSVNRMQKVANTSIGICFVVYSLSAVFGYLTFYNWMEAEMLLMYSHTGETDILTMIVRLTVLVAVILTLPLTHFPARKALTFLLFPNKDFQWKIHLGLMFFLLSFINLLVIFVPSIREVFGIIGATASTMLVFVLPCTFFIKLDPRPMKSPKKIFAAAMCITGIGLMIESLSVIIIGYFD